ATGTGCCTGCGGATCGCGGTCCGGATCGCCGCCGACGCGCGCCCGCGGCCCGGCGGCCCGGCCGTCCGCCGGCTCGCCGCCCGGGTCACCGGCCAGGTCCACGAGGCCGCCCGGCGCTGCCTCGGCCCCGGCCACGGCCTCCTCGACCGGGCCTCCTTCGAGGAGCTCTTCCCGTGGCGGGACGGCTGGGCCCCCGCCGTCCTCACCGAGGGCCTGCTCGTTCCCGCCGGCACCGGCTACCGCTTCGCCCACGAGGAGGTCGCCGACTGGCTCCAGGCCGCCCACCTCGACCTCGACACGGCCCTCGACACCCTCGTCCACGCCCGCCCCACCGCCTCCGACCGGCCGGAGCCGCCGGCCCCCACCCCGCCCGACGACGACGTCGACCCGGACCGCCGCGAGGCGCCGGACGCCCCCGCCGGGCCGCGCGGGCGCCGGCGGCGCGGCCCGGCGGCGGCCCCGCCCGACGCGCCCGCCGGGCCGGCCGCCGACCGGGCCCGGGGGCGCCGGCGCGGAGGGGCGACGGAACCGGGCGCCGCGTCGCGGCTCGCCGTGCCCCGGCACCGGATCGGGACGGTCGTCCAGGCGCTGCTGCTCGCCCACCGCCAGGGCGGCGCCGCGGCCCTGGCACCCCGGTTGACCGGACTCGTCGACTTCCTGGCCGGCGCCGGCCGGGAGACGCCCGAGGACGCCGTCTGGTGGGGGAGCACCCTGCTCGTGCGGACCCTCGCCGGGATCGGCGACCCGCGCCCCTACCTGCCCGTGCTGCGGCGGCTCGCCGACCGCGTGGGGGAGGGCGGCGACCGGGCCGGGGCCTTCGCCGGCCTCGGGGCCGACTGGTGGCGCGCGGTGGCCGTCGGCGAGGACGAACGCCTCGACCTGCTGCGCCGCCTCGTCACGGCCGACCCGCCGCCCCCCGGTCCCGCCCCCTTCCTCGACGCCGTCGAGGAGCTGCTCGCCGCCCGGCCCCGGGAGGTCCAGCCGCTGCTCTGCCGCTGGTTCACCGACGCCCGCCCACTGCCCGCGCGGCCGTACGCCACCGTCGCCACCACCGCCCAGGAACTGCTCCACACCCACCGCGGGACCGCCGCCGACGACCTGTGCGAGGCGCTGGCCGCCACCGCCCACCCGCTCGCCGACGGACTGCTCGGCGCGCTCGTCGACGACGAGCCGTCCGCGCTCTGCCGGGCCGTCGACCGGTGGGCCCACGACGACCTGCGCCCCGAGCGGCGGCTCGCCGCCGCCGCGTACGGCAGCCTGCTGGCCACCCGCGGCCCGCACGGCCAGGACCGCGAACTGCTGCGGTACGCGGCCGGCGCGCTGCTCGCCCGCCCCGGCGACCGGCCGCTGCACGGCGCCGCCCTCGGCATCCTCGTCCGCGACCCGCAGACCCGGGGCGCGTACCTGGCCCGGGCCGTCGCCGACCCCCGGGTGCCGGCCGACGCGCTCGTCGCGGCCCTCGCCGACCACCCCGGGCCGGTCCTCGACGCCCTCCGCGACCGGCTGGACGAGGGCCGCGACCCGGGAGCGGTCCTGCGGGCCCTCGCCGCCGTCGACACGCCCGCCCTCACCCGCCGGATCGCCCTCCTCGTCCGGGCCTACGTCACCCGGCACCCCGAGGGCGCCGTCCACGCCGCCGGCTACCTCGACCTGCGGTTCGAGGAGGGGCCGACCGCCCGGGCCGTGCTCTTCCCCCTGGTCGTCGGGCTGATCCACGGCCGGCCCGCCGCCGTCCGGCGCGCCCTCGCCCCCGTCCTCGCCGCCCCCGGCACCGGCGCCTCCCGCCACCTGCGGGCCGAACTCCTCGACGTCCTCCTCGACCACGAGACCTACGCCGCCGAGCCGGGCGAGCGGACCGTGCCGGACGCCCTGCTGACCGCCGCCGCCGAGGGCGCCGCCCGCCGCCCGCGCCCCCGCAGCCACGCCCTGCTGACCCGTACCGCCGCCCTCTACGCCCGTGACCCGGGCGGCGCGGCCCACCGCGACCGGCTGCTCACCGCGCTCGCCGCCGAACACCCGGCCTTCGCCGCCCTGCTCGCGGAGACCGTGCCCGCGCCCCGCGCACCCGGCAGTGCCCATGCCGATGCGAACCGACGGGCCCGGGCATGGCAGTCTTAGACCTGCGTAATGGGCGCACAGGGCGAACAGGCGGACGAGGAGCGGTCACAGTGCAGCGCTGGCGTGGCTTGGAGGACATCCCCCAGGACTGGGGGCGCAGCGTCGTCACCATCGGCTCCTACGACGGTGTGCACCGCGGACACCAGCTGATCATCGGGCGGGCCGTCGAGCGCGCCCGCGAGCTGGGCGTCCCCGCCGTCGTGGTGACCTTCGACCCGCACCCCTCCGAGGTGGTGCGCCCCGGCAGCCACCCGCCGCTGCTCGCCCCGCACCACCGGCGCGCCGAGCTGATGGCCGACCTGGGCGTGGACGCGGTGCTCGTGCTGCCGTTCACCGCCGAGTTCTCGCAGCTGTCGCCGGCCGACTTCATCGTCAAGGTGCTCGTCGACAAGCTGCACGCGCGGGCCGTCATCGAGGGCCCGAACTTCCGCTTCGGCCACCGGGCCGCGGGGAACGTGGAGTTCCTCACCGAGCTGGGCGCCACCTACGACTACGAGGTCGAGGTGATCGACCTGTACGTCAGCGGGACCGCCGGCGGCGGGCAGCCCTTCTCCTCCACCCTGACCCGACGGCTGGTCGCCGAGGGCGACATGGCCGGCGCCGCCGAGATCCTCGGCCGGCCGCACCGGGTCGAGGGCATCGTCGTGCGCGGCGCGCAGCGCGGCCGCGAGCTGGGCTTCCCCACGGCCAACGTGGAGACCCTGCCGCACACCGCGATCCCCGCCGACGGCGTCTACGCCGGCTGGCTGACCGCGAACGGCGAGCGGATGCCGGCGGCGATCTCCGTCGGCACCAACCCGCAGTTCGACGGCACCGAGCGGACGGTGGAGGCGTACGCGATCGACCGCGAGGGCCTCGACCTGTACGGGCTGCACGTCTCCGTCGACTTCCTCGCCTACGTGCGCGGCATGCTCAAGTTCGACACCCTCGACGACCTGCTGGTGGCCATGGCCGCCGACGTCGACAAGTGCCGGGCGC
The Streptomyces roseofulvus genome window above contains:
- a CDS encoding serine protease, whose translation is MGRGDLAEPVGLVRICDLAGRPRGTGFLADHEGTLVTSHEAVDGLTRVVLHAPGERTWLAESDAVTALPEQGLALIRTEGLGVRPLPLATRAAVEPGTYVRIAAHGWREARVLGPAAVTYTATDRFHVLADALELAIGTEGAEALRLGGPAAGGPVLDSATGTVLGVVGTALQGDPRAAGHAVPLRPDGPLGDLLRRNAATVPAYGPDLNLAAVLELTTPTALPPRDPSPWPAPVTRPAALGTLTRFAGPDPRPGDPDPAVPVLAVVGAPGSGRTTLLGALCEERAARRASAPTVRLRGADLLEADGSVADAVGRLLHRAARIAAASGASGDPVTPERAAALARAAGRPLLVVLDAPEEMPPLLGHRLADWTGATERWLRAHGTRLVLACRPEYAERAAALWSTAPAVLPLGDLTDAEARAVRQGYGLGDDDLAPADARHPLALRLLAEVRAALPGEVPGRPGRTEIFTAHLDLMCLRIAVRIAADARPRPGGPAVRRLAARVTGQVHEAARRCLGPGHGLLDRASFEELFPWRDGWAPAVLTEGLLVPAGTGYRFAHEEVADWLQAAHLDLDTALDTLVHARPTASDRPEPPAPTPPDDDVDPDRREAPDAPAGPRGRRRRGPAAAPPDAPAGPAADRARGRRRGGATEPGAASRLAVPRHRIGTVVQALLLAHRQGGAAALAPRLTGLVDFLAGAGRETPEDAVWWGSTLLVRTLAGIGDPRPYLPVLRRLADRVGEGGDRAGAFAGLGADWWRAVAVGEDERLDLLRRLVTADPPPPGPAPFLDAVEELLAARPREVQPLLCRWFTDARPLPARPYATVATTAQELLHTHRGTAADDLCEALAATAHPLADGLLGALVDDEPSALCRAVDRWAHDDLRPERRLAAAAYGSLLATRGPHGQDRELLRYAAGALLARPGDRPLHGAALGILVRDPQTRGAYLARAVADPRVPADALVAALADHPGPVLDALRDRLDEGRDPGAVLRALAAVDTPALTRRIALLVRAYVTRHPEGAVHAAGYLDLRFEEGPTARAVLFPLVVGLIHGRPAAVRRALAPVLAAPGTGASRHLRAELLDVLLDHETYAAEPGERTVPDALLTAAAEGAARRPRPRSHALLTRTAALYARDPGGAAHRDRLLTALAAEHPAFAALLAETVPAPRAPGSAHADANRRARAWQS
- a CDS encoding bifunctional riboflavin kinase/FAD synthetase translates to MQRWRGLEDIPQDWGRSVVTIGSYDGVHRGHQLIIGRAVERARELGVPAVVVTFDPHPSEVVRPGSHPPLLAPHHRRAELMADLGVDAVLVLPFTAEFSQLSPADFIVKVLVDKLHARAVIEGPNFRFGHRAAGNVEFLTELGATYDYEVEVIDLYVSGTAGGGQPFSSTLTRRLVAEGDMAGAAEILGRPHRVEGIVVRGAQRGRELGFPTANVETLPHTAIPADGVYAGWLTANGERMPAAISVGTNPQFDGTERTVEAYAIDREGLDLYGLHVSVDFLAYVRGMLKFDTLDDLLVAMAADVDKCRALTAAYDAAAE